Within the Pseudomonadota bacterium genome, the region CACCGCTTCGGCCGGCAGGCCGGCCTCGGCCAGCCCTGCCTGGATGCAGCGCGCGATCGCCTGGTTGGAATGCATGGCCTCCGACCCGCCACGCAGGATGGCGGCATTGCCGGCCTTGAGACACAGCCCGGCGGCATCCGCCGTGACGTTGGGACGCGATTCGTAAATGATGCCGATCACCCCGAGCGGCACGCGCATGCGCCCGACTTGGATACCGGACGGACGGTACTTCATGTCGCTGATGCTGCCGACCGGGTCTGGCAGCAGCGCGATCTCGCGCAATCCCTCCGCCATGGCGGCGATGCGCGCGGCGTTGAGTGCCAGGCGGTCGAGCAGCGCGGCGTCCAGCCCGTGTGCACGCCCGGCCTCGAGATCCTGCGCATTTGCGGCCTGCAGGGCGGCGCTCGCCGCCTCGATGGCCCCGGCAATGGCAAGCAGCGCGGCATCCTTGTGCCCGGTTTCCGCCCGACTCATGGCGCGCGCCGCGGCACGTGCGCGCTGCCCGACCGTGCGCATGTAACCGCCGACGTCGAAGCCCATGGTTTCTGCCTTAGCACTCATGCTTGGATGCCTTCACCCTGCCTGTTCCAGTGGGGACGGACCGGCCAGCGCCGGCTGACCCGCCAGTTGCAGGATCAATTGTAACAGTTCGTCCCAGGGGTTGCCCGGGGCCCGGCCCTTGCAGACGCGGTCGACGGCGGCGCACTGCCGTAGCAGGCGCGCGCAGGCCGCTGCCGGCAGCCGCTGCAGGGCGCGCCCGACCAGGTCGCGCCGGTTGTTCCAGACCCGGTAGCGGGCCAATACCCCTCCCGGCGCCTGGCCCTGCCGCAGTTCCGCCGCCATGGCCGCGAGCTGGCGCAGTTCCCGGGCCAGCGCCCACAGCACCACCGGCGGCGCGACGCCCTCGGCCTGCAGGCCGTTGAGCACGCGCACGCCGCGGGCCGCGTTGCCGGCCAGCGCGGCATCGACCAGGGTATAGACATCGAAACGGGCGTGATCCGCCACCAGACCCGTAACGGCCGCGGCATCGACGGGGCCGGCACCGCGCAGCAGGTAGAGCTTGTCGATCTCCTGTACGCAGGCCAGCAGGTTGCCCTCCACCCGTTCGGCCAGCAGCTGCACGGCCTCGTCAGCGGGCTGCAGGCCGCGCCGGCGCATGCGTGCGCGCACCCAGGCGTTGAGCTCCTGCGGCGCGAGTGGCCACACGAACACCAGCGCGCCGGCCTGCTCCAGGGCCTGCACCCACTTGCTCTTGCGTGCGGCCGGATCGAGCTTGCCCGCGGTCACCAGCAGCAGGGTATCCTCCGGCGGCCGCGCCGCGAATTCCCGCAATGCGGCCGCCCCGGCGTCCCCGGGCTTGCCGGACGGCAGGCGCAGGTCGATGATGCGGCGTTCCGCGAACAGCGACAGGTTGCCGGCCTCGGTCAGCAGGCTGTTCCAGTCGAAGCCGGCCTGCACGGTCAGCACCTCGCGTTCCGTGTAGCCCCGCGCGCGCGCCGCCGCGCGCACCGCGTCGGCCGCCTCCAGCACCCGCAGCGGTTCGTCGCCGCTGATGCAATACACGGGCAGCAGGGTCTGCTGCAGGTGGGTCTCGAGCTGTTCGGGCTTGAGCTGCACCGCGCCGATCTCAGCGTGCCGCGGCGGCGATGCGCAGCATGGCCATACCGACCAGGTTTTCCTGCAGGGTCGCCCGCACCACCTGTTCCTCGCGCTGCTTGCCGAGGACATCGGTGCTGCTGAAAATGTAATCGCGGCTCAGCGCCACGCTCTGCTCGGGCACCACCGTGGTTCCGTCCGCCGCCGTCACCGCGAAGCGGATGGTCTGGCGCAGCTCGTATTCCAGCACGTTGCCGTGTATATCGACCGACAGCACGTCCTTGTCGGTGCGGTCCTCGATGATCTGCAGCAGCGCCGTGGCCAGGTGCGCGCGGTCGGTCACCTTGACGCCGCGCAGGCGCAGGGCCGCGCTGAAATCGTCGGCCAGCGTCCCGAACGGCCGGATGCCCTGGATATGGGTCACCGCCATGGCCGGCGGCAGGTCGGCGCTGCCGCGCAGGTGAAAGCCGCAGCCGGCCAGCAGCACGGCCACGAGCAGCAGCAGGATAAACGGGGACAGACGACGGTTTCCGCCCGCTGGTATGGCGGAAGCGATGCAGCCTGCCCGGGAAAGGTGGTCTGTCCCCATCATCAGACGACGATGTTCACCAGCTTGCCCGGTACCAGGATGAGCTTCTTCACCGGCTGCCCGCCGATGTGACGCGCGACGTTCTCCTCGGCCAGCGCGGCGCGCTCGATCTGCTCCCGGTCGGCATCCGCGGCCACCTCGATGGTGCCGCGCAGCTTACCTTTGACCTGTACCGCCAGCGTCACCGTGTCCTGCACCAGCGCCTGCGCGTCGACCGCCGGCCAGCGGCAGTCGACCACTGCCGTGGCGTGACCGAGCGCATGCCAGAGCGTATGGGTGATGTGCGGCACGATCGGCGACAGCATCAGCACCACGCATTCCAGCGCCTCCTGCAGTACCGCCCGGTCCTGGTCGCACCCCGGCTCGAAACGCCCGATTTCGTTCAGCAGCTCCATGTTGGCGGCCACCGCGGTGTTGAAGGTGTAGCGCCGGCCGATGTCGTCGTCGACCTTGGCCAGCGTCGCGTGTACGCGCTGGCGCAGCTGCTTCTGTGCCCCGCTCAGCGCGGCCTTGTCCAGCGCCGGCGCGGCGCCGGCCGCGACGTGCGTATGCACCTGCTTCCACAGCCGCTTGAGGAAGCGCGCGGCGCCCTCCACCCCTGAATCCGCCCATTCCAGTGACTGGTCGGGCGGTGCCGCGAACATGGTGAACAGGCGGACGGTATCGGCGCCGTAGCGGTCGATCAGCCCCTGCGGGTCGACGGTGTTGCCCTTGGACTTGGACATCTTCGAACCGTCCTTCAGCACCATGCCCTGGGTGAGCAGGCGCGTGAACGGTTCGGCGGGCGCGAGCAGCCCCTCGTCGCGCATGAGCTTGTTGAAGAAACGCGCGTACAGCAGGTGCAGCACGGCATGCTCGATGCCGCCGATGTACTGGTCCACCGGCAGCCAGTAGTCGACGCGCCCGTCCAGCATCTGCCGCTCCTGGTCGGCACAGGCGTAGCGTGCGTAGTACCAGGACGACTCGAAGAAGGTGTCGAAGGTATCGGTCTCGCGCTCGGCCGGGCCGCCGCAGGCGGGACAGACGGTGTCGATGAAGTCATGCATCTTCTTCAACGGCGAGCCGGTCGCATCGACGGTCACGTCGGTCGGCAGCACGACCGGCAGGTCGGCCTCCGGCACCGGCTGTGCGCCGCATTTTTCGCAGTTGATGATCGGGATCGGACAGCCCCAGTAGCGCTGGCGCGACACACCCCAGTCACGCAGGCGGTAGTTCACCCGGCGCGCGCCCTTGCCCGCGGCGACCAGCCAGTTCGCGATCGACTCGCATGCCTGCGCGGAACTCAGCCCGCTGAAGCGTCCGGAATTCTGCAGGATGCCCTTATCGGTGAACGCGGCCCGGCTGAGATCGGCCGCCTGGTCGCGGTGCGCCGGGCAGATGACCTGGCGGATGGGCAGACCGTTCTGTTGCGCGAACTCGTAGTCGCGCTGGTCGTGCGCCGGCACTGCCATCACCGCGCCGTGGCCGTACTCCATCAGTACGAAGTTGGCGGCCCACACCGGCACGCGGTCGCCGGTGACCGGGTGGATGGCCCTGAACCCGGTGTCGACGCCCTTCTTTTCCAGGGTCGCCATGTCGGCCTCGGCCACACGGGTATTGCGGCATTCGTCGACGAAGGCCGCGAGCGCGGGGTTGCCGGCCGCCGCCTCCGCCGCGAGCGGGTGCTCCGGCGCCACCGCCACGTAGGTCACGCCCATCAGCGTGTCCGGACGCGTGGTGTAAATCGGCAGCGTTGCATCCCGGCCGTCGATGCCGAAGATCATCTCCACGCCTTCCGAGCGGCCGATCCAGTTGCGCTGCATGGTGACCACCTGCTCCGGCCAGCCGCTAAGCTGGTCGAGGTCGGCGAGCAGTTCGTCGGCGTAGTGCGTGATCTTCATGAACCACTGCGGGATCTCGCGGCGTTCCACCAGCGCGCCGGAGCGCCAGCCGCGGCCGTCGATCACCTGCTCGTTGGCCAGCACGGTCTGGTCGACCGGGTCCCAGTTGACGAGCGCGGTTTTCTTGTAGACCAGGTCCTTGCGGAACAGCCGCGTGAAGAACCACTGCTCCCAGCGGTAGTAGTCCGGGTCGCAGGTCGCCAGCTCGCGCTCCCAGTCATAGCCGAAACCGAGCAGCTTGAGCTGGTTGCGCATGTAATCGATGTTTTCATACGTCCATTGCGCCGGCGGCACCCCGTTCTGGATGGCGGCGTTCTCCGCCGGCAAGCCGAAGGCATCCCAGCCCATGGGCTGCAGGACGTTCTTGCCCTGCATGCGCTGGTAACGACTGATCACGTCGCCGATGGTGTAGTTGCGCACGTGGCCCATGTGCAGGCGCCCGCTCGGGTAGGGGAACATGGACAGGCAGAAATACTTTTCCCGCGCCGGATCCTCGACCGCCCGGAAAGTCCCATGCTGTTCCCAGAAGGCGCGGGCCTCGGCCTCGATCTGTTCGGGGTGGTAGGTTTCTTCCATGGGGCTGAATCGCTTGAAAATCGGAGCCCGAAGAATACCGTAGCAGCGACGCCCCCCACAACACGGCGGGCGGTTTTTCCTGCAGGCTGCGCGCGCTTTGGTACACTTGACGCATCGGCACACACGGGATACCGGCATGAAGGACGAACACACCACACGCGAGCGCTGGCACGCCGCCTACGACAAGATGATGGCACGGGTCAGGACGGCCCTCGAAGAGGCCGAGGAAAACACCCGGCCCAAGGTCAGCGCTTTCATCGACAAGGCCCGGGACACCGCGGTCGAACTCGAGGAGCTGACCCGCGACGAGGCCGAGCGGGTCGCCTACTACCTCAGGCGCGATCTCGAGGACGCCGGCCGGCACCTGGCCGAGACCGGCCACGAGCTGGGCGACTGGCTGCGCTTCGACGTGCACCAGATCGAGGACCGCCTGCTCGAGATTTTCGCCTCGGTCGCCGACCGCACGCGGCTCGAGATGCTGCAGTTCGAGCAGGAGGTCGACGAGGGCCTGGCCTGGCACGCGGGCGAGGTCACCGGACCCGGTTCGCTGACCTGCGATGCCTGCGGCGCCGTGACCCGCTTCAGCGCCACCGGCACGATCCCGCCCTGCGCGAACTGCGGGCACACGGTGTTTCACCGCCCGCCGCCGCAGGCGCCTGCGGATGATTGAACCGGTCCGGCGCAGCCGCGCCCTGGCACGGCTGTGCGCCCTGCTGCTGGTTTGCCTGGCAGTATGGGCGCGGGCGGACGGCGGCATCGAGCATGTCGTCATCATCTGGCTGAACGACACCGGCAACACCGCGCACCGTGCCCGCGTCCTGGAAGCCAGCCGGGTGCTTGCGGGCATCCCCGGCGTGACCGCCGTCAGGGGCGGCACGGTCGCAGCCAGTGCACGCCCCAGCGTCGACGACAGCTTCGACGTCGGCCTGGTCATCAGCCTGACGGATCGCGCCGCACTGGATGCCTACCTGGTGCACCCGCAGCACCTGCAGCTCGTAAACGAAACGCTGCGACCGCTGGTCAGGCGCATCCTGGTCTACGACCTGCACCGGTGAACACCGGGGCTGTCCACACCCGCCACGCGCCGAGACGCAGCGGCGAACGGCAACGATTTCACGCCACAGCGCACTGCGGGAATCATTTACCCGCCACTCGAACTTTGCC harbors:
- the holA gene encoding DNA polymerase III subunit delta, with the translated sequence MQLKPEQLETHLQQTLLPVYCISGDEPLRVLEAADAVRAAARARGYTEREVLTVQAGFDWNSLLTEAGNLSLFAERRIIDLRLPSGKPGDAGAAALREFAARPPEDTLLLVTAGKLDPAARKSKWVQALEQAGALVFVWPLAPQELNAWVRARMRRRGLQPADEAVQLLAERVEGNLLACVQEIDKLYLLRGAGPVDAAAVTGLVADHARFDVYTLVDAALAGNAARGVRVLNGLQAEGVAPPVVLWALARELRQLAAMAAELRQGQAPGGVLARYRVWNNRRDLVGRALQRLPAAACARLLRQCAAVDRVCKGRAPGNPWDELLQLILQLAGQPALAGPSPLEQAG
- the leuS gene encoding leucine--tRNA ligase, translated to MEETYHPEQIEAEARAFWEQHGTFRAVEDPAREKYFCLSMFPYPSGRLHMGHVRNYTIGDVISRYQRMQGKNVLQPMGWDAFGLPAENAAIQNGVPPAQWTYENIDYMRNQLKLLGFGYDWERELATCDPDYYRWEQWFFTRLFRKDLVYKKTALVNWDPVDQTVLANEQVIDGRGWRSGALVERREIPQWFMKITHYADELLADLDQLSGWPEQVVTMQRNWIGRSEGVEMIFGIDGRDATLPIYTTRPDTLMGVTYVAVAPEHPLAAEAAAGNPALAAFVDECRNTRVAEADMATLEKKGVDTGFRAIHPVTGDRVPVWAANFVLMEYGHGAVMAVPAHDQRDYEFAQQNGLPIRQVICPAHRDQAADLSRAAFTDKGILQNSGRFSGLSSAQACESIANWLVAAGKGARRVNYRLRDWGVSRQRYWGCPIPIINCEKCGAQPVPEADLPVVLPTDVTVDATGSPLKKMHDFIDTVCPACGGPAERETDTFDTFFESSWYYARYACADQERQMLDGRVDYWLPVDQYIGGIEHAVLHLLYARFFNKLMRDEGLLAPAEPFTRLLTQGMVLKDGSKMSKSKGNTVDPQGLIDRYGADTVRLFTMFAAPPDQSLEWADSGVEGAARFLKRLWKQVHTHVAAGAAPALDKAALSGAQKQLRQRVHATLAKVDDDIGRRYTFNTAVAANMELLNEIGRFEPGCDQDRAVLQEALECVVLMLSPIVPHITHTLWHALGHATAVVDCRWPAVDAQALVQDTVTLAVQVKGKLRGTIEVAADADREQIERAALAEENVARHIGGQPVKKLILVPGKLVNIVV
- a CDS encoding zinc ribbon-containing protein, which gives rise to MKDEHTTRERWHAAYDKMMARVRTALEEAEENTRPKVSAFIDKARDTAVELEELTRDEAERVAYYLRRDLEDAGRHLAETGHELGDWLRFDVHQIEDRLLEIFASVADRTRLEMLQFEQEVDEGLAWHAGEVTGPGSLTCDACGAVTRFSATGTIPPCANCGHTVFHRPPPQAPADD
- a CDS encoding Dabb family protein, translated to MIEPVRRSRALARLCALLLVCLAVWARADGGIEHVVIIWLNDTGNTAHRARVLEASRVLAGIPGVTAVRGGTVAASARPSVDDSFDVGLVISLTDRAALDAYLVHPQHLQLVNETLRPLVRRILVYDLHR